Below is a window of Aggregicoccus sp. 17bor-14 DNA.
GGCCTGCCCGGGGCGGTGTGGTTCAACCACGGCATGCTCCTGCTGTTCCCCTTCACCAGCACGGTGAACAACTACACGGGCGCAGTCACGGACATCTCGAACCAGGGCTACGGCCTGCGGACACTGCTGGCGAGCGCCTCCCACGACTTCATCCCCAACAAGCTCAACCTCAAGCTGGGCGTGGGCACGGCGATGAGCGGGGTGAATCCGGTGGCGCTCGCGGATGCGACGTCTGCTCGCGGCAAGTACATCGGCACCGAGATCAACGCGGAGCTTCGCTACACCATCCGCTACCTCATGACCGTGGGCCTGCACGGCGGCTACATGTTCAAGGGCGATTTCTACGACGGCATGCCGCGCGTCTCCGCGAACCCCTACGCCCTCTTCACCACCTTCACCTGGTACGCGTTCTAGCCATGACCATCGCTCGAGCCCTCAGCCGCGCGGGCCTGCTCGCGCTCGCGGTCCTCGCCACCCCCGGCTGCGCCACCTCCTACGCGAAGCGCCCGCCGCTCTCCTTCGAGGAGCTGCCCTACACCTCGCTGGACGGCAAGCCCTGGCCGGTGAAGCAGCTCGCGCTGCCCAAGACGGCCGCGCTGCACGGCATGGTGAACCCGCCGCGCATCGCCTACGTGGAGCTCAACCCCCAGGGCACGCGCACGCTGCTCTTCGTGCACGGCCTGGGCAGCTATCTCAAGTTCTGGCGCTACCAGCTGGATGCCTTCGCCGCGCAGGGCTACCGCGTGGTGGCGCTGGACCTGCCGGGCTACGGCAAGAGCGAGAAGCCCGCGAGCTTCCCGTACACCATGGAGGCCATGGCGGACGTGGTGCACGAGCTGGCCGAGAGCCTCGGCGTGCAGAAGCCCGTGCTCATCGGCCACTCCATGGGTGGGCAGACGGCGCTCTCCTACGCCATCCGCTACCCGGACGCGCTCGAGGCCCTCGTGCTCACCTCGCCCGCGGGCTTCGAGAAGTTCAGCCCGCGCGAGAAGCTCTGGTTCCAGCGCGTCTTCAGCACCACGCTGGTGAAGACCACGCCGGAGTCCGCCATCTGGGGCTCGGTGCGCCAGGGCAACTTCGAGAACTGGCGCAAGGAGCTGGAGTGGCTCATCGAGGAGCGGGTACGGCTCAGCACCACGCCCGCCTTCGACGCGTACGCCTACGCGCAGGTGCGCAGCGTGGACGGCCTGGTGCACGACGACTTCGTGCGCGACAGCCTCTCGCGCATCCAGGTGCCCACCACCATCCTCTTCGGCGGGGACGACAAGCTCATCCCCAACCCCTTCATGCACGGCGGCTACGCGCGCGACGTGATGGCCTACGGACAAGCGGGAATCCGGGGAAGCACGATGGTGGAGCTCGCCGGGTGCGGACACTCCGTGCAGCTGGACTGCCCGGAGCAGTACAATGCCGCCCTGCGGCGCTTCCTGGAGGGACTGGGCGCGTCGCGGTAGGGAGGCCTGGCGATGCCCATCGAGAGCGACTGGCTGCTGCGGCGCGCGGAGGCCGACCCCGAGGCGCTCGCGCTCGTGGACGCCGCGCGCGGTGGGCAGCGCCTGAGCTACGGCGCGTGGAACGCGCGGGTGAACCGCACCGCCCACTTCCTGCGCGACTCGCTCGGCATCACCCACGGCGAGCGCGTGGCGGCGCTCGCCCACAACTGCACCGAGCTGCTGGACCTGCTCTTCGCCTGCGCGAAGCTGGGCGCCATCTTCCAGCCGCTCAACTGGCGCCTGAGCGCGCCGGAGCTCGCGCTGCTCGTGTCGGACGCGGCCCCGCGCGCGCTCGTCTACGGCCCCGAGCTGCGCCCCACGGCGCAGGCGCTGCGCCGGATGGTGCCGGGCGTGCTCCCGCACTACGTGGCCCTGGACCTTCTCGAGGACCTGCCCTTCGCCGCGCGCGAGGCGCACCCGGACGCGGAGCTCCCCGCGCTCGCGCTGGACTGCGGCGACCCCTGGGTGCTGTGCGGCACGGGCGGCTCCACCGGCAGCCCGAAGCAGGCGGTGCTCACCCACGGCTCCATGCAGGCCAACGCACAGAACACCGTGGCGAGCTGGGGGCTGGACGCGAGCGACGTGGCGCTGCTCAACGCGCCGCTCTTCCACACCGGCGGGCTCAACGTCTTCACCACGCCGCTGGTGTACGCGGGCGGGGCCTCGGTGGTGTGCCGCGGCTTCGACGTGGAGCAGGTCTTCGACCAGGTGCAGCGCGGCGCCGTGAGCCTGCTCTTCGGCGTGCCCACCATGTTCCTCGAGATGCAGCGCCACCCCCGCTTCGAGCAGGTGGACTTCGCGCGCCTCAAGCTCGTCATCAGCGGCGGCGCGCCGTGCCCGCCGCCCGTGTTCGAGCGCTTCTTCGCGCGCGGCGTGGACTTCCGCACCGGCTACGGCCTCACCGAGGCGGGGCCCAACAACTTCTGGCTCCCGCCCGAGCAGGTGCGCCGCAAGCCGGGCGCGGTGGGCGTGCCGGTCTCCGGCGTGGAGGCGCGGCTGGACGGGGAGGGCGCGCAGGGCGAGCTGCTGCTGCGCGGGGCGCACGTTTGCGCGGGTTACTGGAACTGCCCCGAGGAGACGGCGCGCGCCTTCGACGACGGCTGGTTGCGCACCGGGGACCTCGCCGAGCGCGACGC
It encodes the following:
- a CDS encoding alpha/beta fold hydrolase, which gives rise to MTIARALSRAGLLALAVLATPGCATSYAKRPPLSFEELPYTSLDGKPWPVKQLALPKTAALHGMVNPPRIAYVELNPQGTRTLLFVHGLGSYLKFWRYQLDAFAAQGYRVVALDLPGYGKSEKPASFPYTMEAMADVVHELAESLGVQKPVLIGHSMGGQTALSYAIRYPDALEALVLTSPAGFEKFSPREKLWFQRVFSTTLVKTTPESAIWGSVRQGNFENWRKELEWLIEERVRLSTTPAFDAYAYAQVRSVDGLVHDDFVRDSLSRIQVPTTILFGGDDKLIPNPFMHGGYARDVMAYGQAGIRGSTMVELAGCGHSVQLDCPEQYNAALRRFLEGLGASR
- a CDS encoding long-chain fatty acid--CoA ligase codes for the protein MPIESDWLLRRAEADPEALALVDAARGGQRLSYGAWNARVNRTAHFLRDSLGITHGERVAALAHNCTELLDLLFACAKLGAIFQPLNWRLSAPELALLVSDAAPRALVYGPELRPTAQALRRMVPGVLPHYVALDLLEDLPFAAREAHPDAELPALALDCGDPWVLCGTGGSTGSPKQAVLTHGSMQANAQNTVASWGLDASDVALLNAPLFHTGGLNVFTTPLVYAGGASVVCRGFDVEQVFDQVQRGAVSLLFGVPTMFLEMQRHPRFEQVDFARLKLVISGGAPCPPPVFERFFARGVDFRTGYGLTEAGPNNFWLPPEQVRRKPGAVGVPVSGVEARLDGEGAQGELLLRGAHVCAGYWNCPEETARAFDDGWLRTGDLAERDADGHFRIVGRLKEVILSGGENVYPSEVESVLSGHAAVAEVAVIGAPDSTWGEVPHALVVARPGCAPLTLELLHRVCEGRLARYKWPRSLQLLPALPRTAAGKVDRRALMAARSAS